Proteins encoded within one genomic window of Mesobacillus subterraneus:
- a CDS encoding formate dehydrogenase accessory protein FdhE, whose protein sequence is MKKSVVSKEYQKLQKDIIELQEQWKTSLNPDCVRPNLDKSAMEAGVPVNALAAIDFDISLFLQWIEDIGELLSKYQPEIETSMQSVKNLLDEETAKRWIDEAFAFNYIYFKSFAEENDLDGWIPQFVAETVLRPYLQMTAAKVQDEIHHGVHGAGCPVCGEPVRLAQLEGEGKKVLHCPRCSAHWNDRRVACSHCGNNDHETVKILTIEGESAAQIQICDECKGYTKVIDTRQYIVKPTPAMLDLNTIHLDFVAQEHGYKSAGETKQTN, encoded by the coding sequence ATGAAAAAGTCCGTTGTCTCAAAAGAGTATCAGAAATTGCAGAAGGATATTATAGAGTTGCAGGAGCAATGGAAGACTTCACTGAATCCTGACTGTGTCCGGCCAAACCTTGATAAGTCGGCAATGGAGGCGGGAGTTCCTGTCAATGCTTTAGCGGCTATTGACTTTGATATTTCCCTATTCTTACAGTGGATAGAGGATATAGGAGAACTTTTATCGAAGTATCAACCAGAGATAGAAACCTCGATGCAATCTGTAAAAAATCTTTTGGATGAAGAAACAGCAAAGAGGTGGATCGATGAAGCATTTGCTTTTAATTATATATATTTTAAGAGTTTCGCAGAGGAAAATGATCTGGATGGCTGGATTCCGCAATTCGTGGCAGAGACAGTTCTTCGTCCATATCTGCAGATGACTGCTGCTAAGGTTCAGGATGAAATTCATCACGGTGTGCATGGTGCCGGATGCCCTGTGTGCGGCGAACCTGTACGCCTTGCACAGCTTGAAGGAGAAGGGAAGAAAGTATTGCACTGCCCGCGTTGTTCAGCTCACTGGAATGACCGTCGCGTAGCCTGCTCACACTGCGGAAATAACGATCATGAAACAGTGAAAATCCTTACAATCGAAGGAGAATCTGCGGCACAAATCCAGATTTGTGATGAATGCAAAGGGTATACAAAAGTCATCGATACAAGACAATATATCGTAAAGCCAACACCAGCAATGCTAGACCTGAACACAATCCACCTGGACTTTGTTGCCCAGGAGCATGGATATAAATCCGCTGGGGAAACCAAACAGACAAACTAA
- a CDS encoding molybdopterin-binding protein translates to MSGISNLYTGGITRDDYQEFAQKARELYEQADCLILSGGSSVGTKDYTTEVIQSLGDPGVFVHGISIKPGKPTILAVADGKPVIGLPGHPASAMIIFKLFGERVFRRLKGEKIEHKPERIFARIVKNIASSPGRSDYIRVRLEEKHGEWWAEPIIGKSGLITTLVKSDGIVEIVSEKEGISQGEYVPVILTR, encoded by the coding sequence ATGAGTGGGATATCGAACTTATATACGGGGGGAATCACCCGCGATGATTACCAGGAATTCGCCCAAAAAGCCCGCGAATTGTATGAACAGGCTGACTGCTTGATTTTATCAGGAGGAAGCTCTGTTGGAACAAAGGATTACACAACCGAGGTCATCCAGTCACTTGGAGACCCAGGCGTTTTTGTCCATGGCATTTCAATCAAGCCCGGGAAACCTACCATTCTCGCTGTTGCAGATGGAAAGCCGGTCATCGGACTGCCGGGCCATCCAGCATCCGCAATGATCATCTTCAAGCTGTTTGGCGAACGAGTTTTCAGAAGGCTGAAGGGTGAAAAGATCGAGCATAAGCCTGAGCGGATTTTCGCCAGGATTGTGAAGAATATTGCATCCTCTCCAGGAAGATCTGATTATATCAGGGTAAGACTTGAGGAAAAGCACGGAGAATGGTGGGCTGAGCCGATCATTGGCAAGTCAGGCCTGATTACGACATTGGTAAAAAGCGATGGAATCGTTGAAATTGTTTCCGAAAAAGAAGGAATTTCTCAAGGCGAATACGTTCCAGTCATTTTGACGAGATAG
- a CDS encoding molybdopterin biosynthesis protein, translating into MDKIRYNRKIYLEDKPREKARNEVLTAFDLPQEKEWIPAAGALGRITAEPVFANVSMPFYHASAMDGIAVNAEDTYEAHEQRPLHLKMGQQFEYVDTGNAIPSQYNAVIMVENIQVIDDETIEIIEPATPWQHIRPIGEDIVQEEMLFTQGHPLRPADLGALLAAQVTEVPVVKKPLVTIIPTGNELVSADSSLASGRIIEFNGTVFSNYVENWGGQPYLHPIVKDEPEKIREALLEAVEKSDIVVINAGSSAGSKDYTVHILEELGTVFTHGVATRPGKPVILGKIKDKIVVGVPGYPVSAYMALEWFVRPLVCKYLGVPEPERPKLKVKLDRRIVSTMGAEDFVRMNIGYVDGQFVANPLTRAAGVTMSLVRADGLLVVPPEELGYEQGDIVEVELYSPVEEIRNAIVFSGSHDLTIDLLSSQLKRQRTDMKIVSSHVGSMAGLLAIRKGEAHVAGIHLLDPETKEYNVTYVKKFLAGQNAILYPFLKRTQGWMLPKGNPLGIESVSDIALKGADYANRQKGAGTRILFDLMLTEAGLNPDDVNGYDREMFSHLSVAAEVKGNDNAAGLGIFPAARAMSLDFIPVADENYDLLMSKAFYESEKGIWLRSVIQSEAFKAEVAKIGGYAVVDNPEPVYF; encoded by the coding sequence ATGGATAAAATACGCTATAACCGAAAAATTTATCTTGAGGACAAGCCGCGCGAAAAAGCGAGGAATGAAGTGCTGACCGCGTTCGACCTGCCTCAAGAAAAAGAATGGATCCCGGCTGCCGGCGCCCTGGGCCGAATTACTGCTGAACCTGTCTTCGCCAATGTTTCCATGCCTTTTTACCATGCATCCGCGATGGACGGGATTGCCGTGAATGCCGAGGATACTTATGAAGCACATGAACAGCGTCCACTCCACTTGAAGATGGGTCAGCAGTTCGAATACGTTGACACCGGGAATGCGATTCCGTCTCAATACAATGCGGTGATTATGGTGGAAAACATCCAGGTCATCGATGATGAGACGATTGAAATCATCGAGCCGGCAACACCATGGCAGCATATCCGTCCGATTGGCGAGGATATCGTCCAGGAGGAAATGCTGTTCACACAGGGACATCCATTGCGTCCTGCTGACCTCGGGGCACTCCTTGCGGCGCAGGTTACAGAGGTACCCGTCGTCAAAAAGCCGCTTGTGACCATCATCCCAACCGGAAATGAACTGGTCAGTGCGGACTCTTCACTGGCATCAGGCAGGATCATTGAATTCAATGGAACGGTTTTTAGCAACTATGTAGAAAATTGGGGCGGACAGCCATATCTGCATCCAATCGTGAAGGATGAGCCGGAAAAAATCAGGGAAGCACTGCTGGAAGCTGTGGAGAAATCTGATATAGTCGTCATCAATGCCGGATCATCAGCTGGTTCAAAGGATTATACCGTTCATATTCTAGAGGAGCTTGGCACTGTTTTCACCCATGGAGTCGCAACAAGGCCGGGTAAGCCAGTCATACTCGGAAAAATTAAAGATAAAATAGTTGTCGGTGTACCAGGATACCCAGTTTCCGCCTACATGGCACTGGAGTGGTTTGTAAGGCCGCTTGTTTGTAAATATCTAGGTGTACCAGAACCAGAAAGGCCTAAGCTCAAGGTAAAGCTTGACCGCAGGATCGTCTCCACGATGGGGGCGGAGGACTTTGTCCGAATGAATATCGGCTATGTGGATGGACAATTTGTCGCCAATCCGCTGACACGCGCAGCGGGTGTCACGATGTCGCTCGTGCGTGCGGATGGTTTGCTCGTCGTCCCGCCGGAAGAACTGGGATACGAACAAGGAGACATCGTCGAGGTCGAGCTGTACAGTCCTGTCGAAGAGATCAGGAACGCAATCGTCTTCAGCGGCAGCCATGATCTGACGATTGACCTGCTGTCCTCCCAGCTCAAAAGACAGCGAACTGACATGAAAATTGTATCTTCCCATGTTGGCAGCATGGCCGGATTACTGGCAATCAGAAAAGGGGAAGCCCATGTAGCGGGCATTCATTTGCTAGACCCGGAGACAAAAGAATATAATGTTACCTACGTAAAGAAATTCCTTGCAGGGCAAAACGCAATTCTTTATCCATTTTTAAAAAGAACCCAGGGCTGGATGCTGCCAAAAGGCAATCCGCTTGGAATTGAGAGCGTCAGTGACATAGCTTTGAAAGGCGCAGATTATGCCAACAGGCAGAAGGGCGCCGGCACTCGCATCTTGTTTGATTTAATGTTAACGGAAGCGGGCCTGAACCCAGACGATGTGAACGGCTATGACCGTGAAATGTTCTCGCACCTGAGCGTCGCTGCGGAAGTGAAAGGAAATGATAACGCAGCAGGTCTTGGAATCTTCCCGGCCGCACGCGCAATGTCTTTGGATTTCATCCCGGTAGCTGACGAAAATTACGATTTACTAATGTCAAAGGCATTTTATGAAAGCGAAAAGGGTATCTGGTTAAGGTCAGTAATCCAATCCGAAGCATTCAAGGCTGAAGTCGCCAAAATCGGCGGCTACGCAGTCGTCGACAACCCAGAGCCGGTTTACTTTTAA
- a CDS encoding molybdenum cofactor biosynthesis protein MoaE has product MNYEIAKDPINIQSVIDKVVQREAGAITTFIGTVRELTKGKKTLYLIYEAYEPMAVKKLEQIGTEIQERWNGAEVAITHRVGKLDITDIAVVIAVSTPHRNDAYEANRYAIERIKEIVPIWKKEHWEDGEEWIGNQLETVPYPTGKPEEKDLNE; this is encoded by the coding sequence ATGAATTATGAAATAGCGAAAGATCCAATTAACATTCAATCCGTCATTGATAAAGTGGTCCAGCGTGAAGCGGGGGCAATTACTACTTTCATTGGCACAGTCCGTGAATTGACAAAGGGCAAAAAAACCCTTTACCTTATATATGAAGCATACGAGCCGATGGCAGTGAAAAAGCTGGAGCAAATCGGCACGGAAATCCAGGAGCGCTGGAACGGTGCCGAGGTTGCGATTACCCACCGCGTCGGCAAGCTCGACATCACGGATATCGCCGTGGTGATCGCTGTATCCACGCCGCATCGCAACGATGCATACGAAGCAAATCGTTATGCAATCGAGCGTATCAAGGAAATCGTCCCAATCTGGAAAAAAGAGCATTGGGAAGACGGCGAGGAATGGATCGGCAATCAACTAGAAACTGTCCCATATCCGACAGGGAAACCGGAGGAGAAGGATCTCAATGAATAA
- the moaD gene encoding molybdopterin converting factor subunit 1 — protein MNKILFFAHLRDEAGYESVEIEAAGKTVAEVKEMVAEKYGVQKLDTSMTAINEEFSSNDEVIKDGDTIAFIPPVSGG, from the coding sequence ATGAATAAAATTTTATTTTTTGCCCATCTACGAGATGAAGCAGGCTATGAATCAGTCGAGATAGAAGCAGCTGGAAAAACAGTTGCCGAGGTAAAGGAAATGGTTGCTGAAAAGTACGGCGTCCAAAAGCTAGACACTTCAATGACAGCCATCAATGAAGAATTTTCATCCAATGATGAAGTGATTAAAGATGGAGATACGATCGCCTTCATTCCGCCTGTATCTGGCGGTTGA
- a CDS encoding formate dehydrogenase subunit gamma produces the protein MSNTQYSGVKVKRFSMGFVIAHAVNAISFFALYITALPMYTEWFDWLYPVLGGPEGARLLHRIFAIAFVTPTFIWLIMDPKGFLRWGKELVTWKKRDIQFFTEFVKELFGFKFKHVKQTFFNAGEKINSLIQIATAILIIGSGFPMWFPDLFPKAVVQWAYVAHNVGFGLAIAVVVGHIYLSVIHKNSRPGYTGVITGDVPAEWAKDHYTEWYEEEVEKGNFPDLDKNKNKKKGA, from the coding sequence ATGAGTAATACGCAGTATTCAGGTGTGAAGGTAAAGCGATTCTCCATGGGCTTCGTAATCGCGCATGCTGTGAACGCCATTTCATTCTTTGCACTATATATCACGGCCCTGCCAATGTATACAGAGTGGTTTGACTGGCTTTATCCAGTATTGGGAGGACCAGAAGGAGCGCGCCTGCTCCACAGGATTTTCGCGATTGCCTTCGTAACGCCGACTTTCATCTGGCTGATCATGGATCCTAAAGGTTTCCTGCGCTGGGGAAAAGAGCTTGTTACCTGGAAGAAGAGAGATATCCAGTTTTTCACTGAGTTCGTTAAAGAACTATTTGGCTTCAAGTTCAAGCATGTAAAACAAACATTCTTCAACGCCGGTGAAAAAATAAACTCACTCATCCAGATCGCTACTGCAATCCTGATCATTGGTTCGGGTTTCCCTATGTGGTTCCCGGACTTGTTCCCGAAAGCAGTTGTCCAATGGGCATATGTAGCACATAATGTCGGCTTCGGCCTGGCAATTGCGGTAGTAGTCGGCCATATCTACCTGAGTGTCATCCACAAAAACTCTAGACCAGGATACACTGGCGTCATCACAGGTGACGTTCCGGCTGAGTGGGCAAAGGATCACTATACAGAATGGTATGAAGAAGAAGTCGAGAAGGGCAACTTCCCTGACCTTGATAAAAACAAGAACAAGAAAAAAGGCGCGTAA
- the mobA gene encoding molybdenum cofactor guanylyltransferase, whose translation MKAGAIILSGGKSSRMGTNKALLKFHEKTNIERIKDELQHVFDDIILVTNDPETYQFLNIKMVTDQYPGSGPLAGIHAGLEASDYEENFVVACDMPFVSSELASNLVKALKHHDAVVPVSEGRQHPLFAAATLSKTGSKRS comes from the coding sequence ATGAAAGCCGGAGCGATCATTTTATCAGGCGGCAAATCTAGCAGAATGGGAACGAATAAGGCCCTACTGAAATTTCATGAAAAAACGAATATTGAGAGAATTAAGGATGAGTTACAGCACGTATTTGATGATATAATTCTAGTAACGAATGATCCTGAAACCTATCAGTTTTTAAATATTAAAATGGTAACAGACCAGTATCCGGGTTCTGGTCCACTCGCGGGAATCCATGCGGGACTCGAAGCATCAGACTATGAGGAAAACTTCGTCGTAGCCTGTGACATGCCATTTGTATCCTCAGAGCTAGCTTCAAATCTTGTAAAAGCGCTTAAGCACCACGATGCAGTCGTACCTGTCAGTGAAGGCAGACAGCATCCGCTTTTTGCGGCCGCTACCCTATCAAAAACGGGTAGCAAGAGAAGCTAA
- a CDS encoding 4Fe-4S dicluster domain-containing protein — MAEYIKYVDVTKCDGCRACMVACKNWNDLPAEPEEFQGSVQSHANVTANTWNVLSFIEHEDSKGNLDYLFRHSSCFHCTDAACVKVCPEEAMHYTDFGSVNVDSDKCVGCGYCVQNCPFDVVQLATYKDKNGKEYKKAQKCTMCVDRLEEGMQPACVTTCHTDAMEFGTQEEMLKKAKKRLSEIKDKYPNAMIYNPEGVGGTHTIYVLAEKPSVYGLPEKPKVPTSAVVWKDYAQPIGKMMLGATSMALVGAFVSNKLFNKEGKGHEEDGGGSHE, encoded by the coding sequence ATGGCAGAATATATTAAATACGTCGATGTGACCAAGTGTGACGGCTGCCGTGCATGTATGGTCGCCTGTAAAAACTGGAACGACCTCCCGGCTGAGCCGGAGGAGTTCCAGGGAAGTGTCCAATCCCACGCAAATGTAACAGCAAACACTTGGAACGTGCTGTCATTCATTGAACACGAAGACTCTAAAGGCAATCTGGATTACCTTTTCCGCCATTCATCCTGCTTCCATTGCACAGATGCGGCTTGCGTAAAGGTTTGCCCAGAGGAAGCCATGCACTATACTGATTTCGGATCTGTAAATGTTGATAGTGATAAATGCGTAGGCTGCGGTTACTGCGTTCAGAACTGTCCATTTGATGTTGTTCAGCTGGCAACATATAAAGACAAGAACGGCAAGGAGTACAAAAAGGCTCAGAAATGCACAATGTGCGTCGATCGTCTTGAAGAAGGCATGCAGCCTGCTTGTGTCACTACCTGCCACACAGACGCTATGGAATTCGGCACACAAGAAGAAATGCTCAAGAAGGCTAAAAAGCGCTTGAGCGAAATCAAGGATAAGTATCCGAATGCAATGATTTACAACCCAGAAGGAGTCGGCGGCACGCACACGATTTACGTACTTGCTGAAAAACCTTCTGTCTATGGACTTCCTGAAAAACCAAAGGTTCCAACATCTGCTGTGGTCTGGAAGGACTACGCACAGCCAATCGGTAAAATGATGCTTGGAGCAACAAGCATGGCGCTTGTAGGTGCTTTCGTGTCAAATAAGTTATTCAATAAAGAAGGAAAAGGCCATGAAGAGGATGGAGGTGGCAGCCATGAGTAA